GTATCTCCGAAAATATAAGTTCTAATCATCTTCCGAAAAGAGGGTACTGCGTGGTACGCCTTGACAGCAGGGGCGTAGCAGAAAAAGTAAGGTTCCAGCAGGAAGCAGCCCCATTGAATAAAGATGAATATCTCATTAAATACACTTCACCCAACGAATGGAACATCAATATCGGTGCAGAATCTTTCTTTTTTCAGGAAGGGCAAGCTGAGAAATACAGCAAGGCAAAATACGGAGGCGTAAAAATTGATAAAAACGGAAACAGTTTGCTGACAGGCCTTTATGATGAGCGGCTGAAAAATATAAAATAAGAACATCACTCCGGATATACTCAGAAGTATACCCTCTAATATTCAAACAACAGCATGAAAAAAGCATTTGAGTTTCTTACTCATTTAAAAGAACATAACAATCGGGAATGGTTTGCCCAGCACAAATCCGAATATGATCAGATTGTGAAAGAAAATAAAGTTTTTTTTAATCAGATCTATACAGAACTTCAGGAATATGATAACCTCAAAGGAATCCATATTTTCCGAATTTACAGAGATCTCCGTTTTTCAAAAGATCAGTCTTCACCTTATAAAACCAATTTCGGAGTTGGATATTCCCGCTCAAAACCGATGTTAAGAGGAGGATATTATATTCAGCTGGAACCTGGCAACACTTTTGTAGGGGGCGGATTTTGGGGGCCTGAAGCCAAGGATTTACTCCGTATCCGTAAGGAATTTGAAATCAGCACTACAGAAATTGAAAAAATTACCTCTGACGAAACTTTCATAAAATATTTCGGAGAGCTCAAAGGTGATTCCGTAAAAACAGCTCCCCGCGGTTTTGATAAAAATCATCCTGCTATCGATTTGATCAGAAAAAAGCAATTTGTAGTGATGCGGAAGTTTACCGACAAGGACGTTTTATC
This genomic window from Chryseobacterium sp. MEBOG06 contains:
- a CDS encoding GDYXXLXY domain-containing protein; this translates as MKKYKWVIILANLIILLVYFNYSVSKKEEILQDGKLVLLQLAPVDPRSLMQGDYMTLRYSISENISSNHLPKRGYCVVRLDSRGVAEKVRFQQEAAPLNKDEYLIKYTSPNEWNINIGAESFFFQEGQAEKYSKAKYGGVKIDKNGNSLLTGLYDERLKNIK
- a CDS encoding DUF2461 domain-containing protein, whose amino-acid sequence is MKKAFEFLTHLKEHNNREWFAQHKSEYDQIVKENKVFFNQIYTELQEYDNLKGIHIFRIYRDLRFSKDQSSPYKTNFGVGYSRSKPMLRGGYYIQLEPGNTFVGGGFWGPEAKDLLRIRKEFEISTTEIEKITSDETFIKYFGELKGDSVKTAPRGFDKNHPAIDLIRKKQFVVMRKFTDKDVLSDNFQKEALLTLLAMRPFFDYMSEVLTTDLNGEPLF